In Nitrosomonas ureae, the sequence ATGGCCGCAGATCCACTGCTTGCCCGCTACTAGGAGTTACCATGTCCTTAAAAGCAAAATTGAATCGTTCCGAATTGACCATTGGCTCCTGGGTCACACTGGGGCATCCGTCAATTGCCGAAATCATGGCAGCCGCCGGGTTTGACTGGTTAGTGCTGGATATGGAGCACAGCGTGCTGGAACTCAGCGAAGTGCAATCGATCATCCAGGTACTGGACGGCAAACAATGTCCCGCTATCGTGCGCCTGACGTCCAATCATCCCGATCAGATCAAGCGTGTTATGGATGCTGGCGCTACCGGCATCATGGTGCCGATGATCAAATGCGCCGCGGATGCCAAAGCCGCTGTAGATAGCGTATATTATCCGCCGCGCGGCCAACGCGGCGTCGGGCTGGCGCGCGCGCAGGGTTACGGCAACAGCTTTCAGGTTTACCGCCAATGGTTGGAAGAAAATGCGGTAATTGTTGTGATGATTGAACATGTCGATGCTGTCAGAGCGATTGACAGCATTCTCGAGGTTCCCGGCGTCGACGCATATATTATCGGCCCCTACGATTTATCCGGCTCCATGGGGCGCCCCGGCGATCTCGATCATCCCGATGTGCAGGCAGCTATCGCACAAGTGCTTGAAGCAGGCCGCCGTGCCGGCAAACCCGGCGGCATTCATGTTATCGAACCTGATTTGCAGGCGCTGCAGCGACGCATTCAAACGGGTTTTAATTTTCTTGGGTATGGATTGGATATCCGTATTCTGGATTCGATTTGCCGCACTCATCTGAAAAGCATTCGCGAGACACTTAAAATATCATGAATACATTGATTATTTCCACATCGTCGTTTGATATCGATAATAACCCGCCGCTACAGCAATTGCTACAAAAAGGCATGCGCATCATCACCAATCCGCATCGCCGCAAACTAACCGAAGATGAAATTATCGAATTACTGAAAGCCGGCTCGGTTGGTATGATCGCAGGTATCGAACCATTGACCGAGCAAGTATTTCAAGCCGCCCCCAACCTGAAAGTCATCTCGCGTTGCGGCACCGGTTTGGATAGTGTTGATCTGTCTGCAGCCGGAAATCGCGGCATCACCGTCTTGAATACGCCGGAAGCGCCTGCGCAAGCGGTGGCGGAACTGACGCTGGGATTCATTTTAAGTCTCCTGCGACAAATCGGCGCAATTGATCAGGCGGTGCGCAAAGGCGAATGGCCACGCACGCAGGGCCGCCTGCTGGCAGCGCAAACCGTCGGCATCATCGGTCTGGGGCATATTGGCCGCCGGGTTGCGCGCTTGTGTCAGGCATTTGAAGCCACGGTAATCGCGCATGATCCACATGCCACCCAAGTGCCGGAAGGCGTCACGTTGCTGACGCTGGAGCAGTTGCTGACAAGCGCTGACATCATCACCTTGCACCTGCCCTACTCACCCGCTACGCATCATCTGCTGAATGCGCAGGCGTTTGCAGCGATGAAACCGCAAGCCATTGTCATCAATGCAGCACGCGGCGGGCTGGTCGACGAAAACGCGTTGGCGGATGCGCTCAAATCAGGCAAAGTCAGTGCAGCCGCGCTGGATGTTTTTGAGCATGAGCCTTATCAAGGCACCTTACTTGAATTGAATAACGTCATGGTGACATCGCATGTTGGATCCCTGGCCCGGGAATCGCGTCAGCGCATGGAGATCGAAGCGGCGGAGAATCTACTGCAAGGTTTGATCAAAGCAGGTGTGATCCAATGACAGCGATATCGAATGAAAAAGTAATCGTGTTCGGCGCCAGCGGTTTTTTAGGCAGTCACGTCGCCGACGCATTATCCGCTGCAGGCTATCAAGTGCGGCTATTCGATCGCAACCCTTCGCCGTTTCTTAAAAGCAATCAGGAAATGATCGTGGGCGATATCATGAATCTCGAACAGGTGATCGAAGCCGCCAGGGAAGCATCGATCGTATATAACTTCGCCGCAATCGCCGACATCGACGAAGCGCACAACAAACCCATTCCCACCGCAACCATTAACGTACTGGGCAATATGCACGTGCTCGAAGCCGCGCGCATCGCCGGTGCGCGCCGTTTTATATTCGCCAGCAGCGTCTATGTTTATTCCGAATCCGGCTCTTTTTATCGCGCCAGCAAGCAGGCCGCGGAGCGTTTCACCGAAACCTATCACGAGCGTTACGGCCTGGATTACAACATCCTGCGTTACGGCTCGCTGTACGGGCGCCGCGCCGACAAACGCAACGGCATCTACCGCATGCTGCAAGAAGCCGTCGAACAACACTCAATCACTTACAAAGGCAGCGGCGAAGCCATGCGTGAGTACATTCATGTCGAAGACGCCGCACGCATGAGCGTACAAGTACTGGCACCGGAATACGCCAACCGGCACCTGATCCTGACCGGTCAGGAGAAATTGCGTATTCGGGATGTGATGACAATGATTACGGAAATGTTACCGTGGCCGGTGGAATTACATTTCGATGAGGCCAACACCGTGCACCACTATAAAATCACGCCCTATGCTTTCCAGCCGAGAATTGGCCGCAAACTGGTTTTGAATGAACATGTCGATCTGGGACAAGGCATGCTCGACTGTCTGCGCGAAATTCACCAGGATTTGCACCATAACGGCGAAAACGACGACGCCACGCCATCCACGTCAGATAACCGCGCATAGCCATGAGAAATTTTGACTGGCAAGCCATCATTTTCGATTTCGACGGTGTCGTGGTGGAATCCGGAAAAATCAAAACACAGGCATTCGCAGACCTGTACCGCCCGTATGGCGAAGAAATTGTCGCAAAAGTGGTGCAATTCCATAATCAGAACGGCGGCATGTCACGCTACCACAAATTCCGTCACTTCCAGCAACACTATCTCCATAAGGCGCCATTGACCAAAGCGGAAGAAAAACAACTGGATATCCGTTTCTCCGAACTGGTGGTTGAAGCCGTCATCGCCGCCGATCCGGTACCCGGTGCGCTTGAGCTGATTCGCCAGCAAGCCGAAAGAATTCCGCTGTTTGTCGCCTCCGGAACGCCGGATTCGGAACTCAAGGTCATCGTCGAACGCCGCGGTCTCGCGCCCTATTTCAAAGCAGTGCATGGCGCCCCGGCACTGAAAAAAACCATCATCGCAGAATTTTTATCTACCTATGGACTCAACCCCGCATCCGTACTGATGATCGGCGACGCAATCGCGGATTTGGAAGGCGCACAAGCCAACAATACCGCGTTCCTGGGCCGCGTCTTTCCGGGTGACCCCAATCCTTTCCCCGCGCATATCGAAATCGTGCCCGATTTACGCGGATTAGCCGATTTAAGCAATTCACCGTGATGCATAGACATGCCTATCCGGATATCGAATCGTTGAGCCAAGGCTTTGCCGATTTTGCCGCAACCACGTTAAAAAATACGCTAACACGAAAACCCCAAGCCACTCTGGTCGTTCCCGGCGGCAGCACCCCACGCCACTACTTGCCTGCATTGGCAAAATGCCAACTGCCCTGGGATCGAATTACAATCACGCTCTCCGATGAGCGCTGGGTGGATGTCAACAATGAACAATCGAACGAACAGCTGGTGAAAAAGTATTTAATGGCGCATCTCCCGCCAAACACCTCTTTCATTGGCCTGAAAACCCAGCACGAAAACCCTTTTGACGCCGTCGACACGATTCATCAGCGACTGGATCAACTGCCGTCATTGAGCCTGACGGTATTGGGCCTGGGAGAAGATGGACATATTGCTTCGCTGTTTCCGGGCATAAATCCTGATTTGCCTTCCAACCACCACTGTGTAGCCGTTGCCCCCCCGATTGCGCCGTCGTTGCGGGTTAGTCTTTCATTGAAAATACTGGCGGAAAGTGAGCATATTGCATTGGTTGTTACCGGTAAGAATAAGCGCCTGTTGCTGGATCGATTGAACGGACACTCGGATTCAGGAATTCCATTGACTTGGTTATTGCAACGTGCCTCATCGCCGATTACAGTTTTTGAAACGAATACGGAGTAACACAAAATACTCAGTTGAGCTATTACCACCTTGCCAATTATTGCGCTTCATTTCTTTAATGGCAAAAGCTGGAAGACAAAGTTACTCGTATTCATATTTCTGTTTTCCGGGGGTTAGCGCTATTGAATACACCGTTGCCCAAAACATCGCAGAAAACGAAACAGTTACTTCTTCTGTGGGTTTATTCATCGTATATATTTATGGATCTAACAGGTCTGCTATGATTAAAACTAAATTGGCGTAATTTTATAAAATAATAAGGAAAGTGCATGCAGCTTACCGTGTTAAAGTTCATGTGTGACGTATTATATTACGTCATTTCAGATGTCTAATTTTAGTTAGATCTCACAGGACACCTCAGTCGTGGCAATCAGCAACAACACAGTCAAGCTCTTATGGGGTCGAGCGGCCGGCATTTGCTCCAACCCTGGCTGCCGAACGGACCTCACCGTCCTTTTAATGGACGGTCGTAACTTCAATGTTGGTGAGATGGCGCATGTCATCGCCAGCAGGCCATCCGGCCCTCGCGGAGGTGGCACAGGCGGAAGCGATGAGTACGAGAATTTGGTCTTGCTCTGCCCAACTTGCCACCGCACCGTTGACAAAGCACCTACGGGTACCTACTCGGTGGAGATGCTCCACCAGTGGAAGCGAAATCACGAGAAGAGCGTTCGCACGACCGGAGCCACACTGCAATTCCAGAGCGCAGCCGAGTTAAAAAACTATGTCGCTCGCCTGCTCCACGAAAACAAGGCTTTGTGGTCTAGCCTTGGGCCGAAGTCCTCGGTCGCACAGAATGACCCAGGGTCAAACATGCATGAAGTTTGGGCACTGCGGAAGCTAGACACAATCGTTCCGAACAACCTCAAAATCATCAATGCAGTCGAGGCCAACATCGCGTTGCTGAACGCGCTCGCGACTGAATCCTTTTTCCAGTTCAAGATTCATGCCAAAGCTTTTGAGCAGCATCAACACAAACGACTGGACACCTACCCTTTTTTTCCCGAGGACTTCGAGAAGGCAATGCTGTCATGAGCCAGAATGGAAGCAACAGTTGGAACGTCAGCTTTGCCCAGATTTCATGGCTTGAGAAGCTTTTGTGCAACCATGGAAACTCAGCGAAGCTGACTCGGCACGACGATCTTGTCTTCGAGGTTGACCGAAAGCAGCAGAACGATCACCTATCGATTGTCTGTTTGAATGAATACACGATGGGACTCACCGCAGCACATCGCGTTATTCATGAGTTCGGGAAACCATCAATTATCTATATCGGAGGCGGATGGTGTGGCTACACAGAGCAAGCAAAGGAATTCTGCCTCTCGGAGCAGATTGGTCTCTATGTCACCAATGAAATGTCCGGAGCGCTTTGGGCCAGTCAGTATTGGGCATATCACCAGCGCGACAAGGATGGCAATCCAATCTATCACCTCAGCCGAGAACGAGCTTGAGGCTGCGTATGGCTTCGGATCAGCCTTTCGCGGCGAGCCTTTCCGCGACATCGACATCCTTGTTGTTGTCAAGAGCGATCCAGCAGTGGCACTAGACACGTACTACGCCTTGCGAACCGCACTTGATGACGCAACAAGAATGTACGGGGTCCCTATTCACTTAACTGCGCTGACTGCTGCCGAGTTCGCCTCACGACCACTCAGGTGTATGGATGCGCTTATGCCGCTGTGGAGTAGTAAGATTTAACCACTCCATAGGAGTGGACATGCCACTCATGTCAACCGTTGGGCATCACAAAAGCAGTATTTTCTTCAATCGAAATAGGAGACACGAAATGAGTGAGGGGATCTAATTACTTTGAGAATTTTACGGAAGAAAATCTGGAAAATTACGCCGAAAACCGCTTCGATCCAAAAGAAGCAGAGGCGTTAGGCAAAAGCTGTTTCAGAGCTGGCAAAGCACAATACGGAGACTACCAGCCTCATTCAGGAGCATAGTCGTATGACACCGGTCGGGAATTGACCAGGCAATTCACGGCTATCCTTACTGCACCGTCTTCTAATACCCGTACAATACGCTGCGTAGCGTATATTGACATTTCCACTCTGCATTTTTCCCATTACCAGATGGTATTTTTCAATTCTCTACTAAATGCGCATCATGAGCTGATGCCCCAAAATTGCCTACAGTCGATTGATCCCTTTTGCAAGTAGAGTCACTCACGCCAACCTGCGATAGGAACATTTTTTCAGAATTAAATCTGTGCCCCCAAGAACCCTTCGACCGTAGATTTCTTTTCAGTGCCGCTCACACCGACCAATCAGCTTAAATTCTCGGCAAGATATATCGATACCACAATCAGACTCACTATCACGCCGAATATCACTGCAACATTGATGCTCATATTTCTAATGGTGTCTGAATCTTTGGGTTGTTCTATTGTGCTCATTTCTCTGTTTACTCCTCTAGGTTATGAAAGCGTATGCATTGTGAACCGAATCGGAGTTAGCTATTTTGATCTGGATCAACAAAATGCTAATTTACAGTTTTCAATGATTCCAATTTGATCACACTGGGGAGCTAACAGATTGCCAAAAGTACTTAAGCACTTTGGCGCGCACATCGAGAGGGATAAATCGCTTCCTTTCTAAGGGTACTGAAGAAAGAAAGGTAGAAAGAGTGCAAGGGGGTTAGCGAAGGGATATCTTCACCCATTATTCAAGCCTGGGCAGCAAAGCAAAGCCTGCGCCAACCCGGCACGCACCGTCTCTTGTTAATAGAGACGGTTCTGAGCGATGCTTGTTCAGTGTTGCAATTGCATCAGATCGTGCCTCCATTTTCCAGCCACTCGCGGCAATCCGGTGTCAACGCACGTTTGCAAGCGGCATCATAGAGCGCCAGTTCCTCGTCGGAGAGCACGTCGCGCCAGCGGTTATTGGTGCCCTTGTGCATGAAAGTTTCCGCTCCGCCTTTCCAGAGTTGACCGCCTTCCGGTGCATACAGTCCGCCCTGGCGCTTCAT encodes:
- a CDS encoding HpcH/HpaI aldolase family protein translates to MSLKAKLNRSELTIGSWVTLGHPSIAEIMAAAGFDWLVLDMEHSVLELSEVQSIIQVLDGKQCPAIVRLTSNHPDQIKRVMDAGATGIMVPMIKCAADAKAAVDSVYYPPRGQRGVGLARAQGYGNSFQVYRQWLEENAVIVVMIEHVDAVRAIDSILEVPGVDAYIIGPYDLSGSMGRPGDLDHPDVQAAIAQVLEAGRRAGKPGGIHVIEPDLQALQRRIQTGFNFLGYGLDIRILDSICRTHLKSIRETLKIS
- a CDS encoding phosphoglycerate dehydrogenase; translation: MNTLIISTSSFDIDNNPPLQQLLQKGMRIITNPHRRKLTEDEIIELLKAGSVGMIAGIEPLTEQVFQAAPNLKVISRCGTGLDSVDLSAAGNRGITVLNTPEAPAQAVAELTLGFILSLLRQIGAIDQAVRKGEWPRTQGRLLAAQTVGIIGLGHIGRRVARLCQAFEATVIAHDPHATQVPEGVTLLTLEQLLTSADIITLHLPYSPATHHLLNAQAFAAMKPQAIVINAARGGLVDENALADALKSGKVSAAALDVFEHEPYQGTLLELNNVMVTSHVGSLARESRQRMEIEAAENLLQGLIKAGVIQ
- a CDS encoding NAD-dependent epimerase/dehydratase family protein, whose translation is MTAISNEKVIVFGASGFLGSHVADALSAAGYQVRLFDRNPSPFLKSNQEMIVGDIMNLEQVIEAAREASIVYNFAAIADIDEAHNKPIPTATINVLGNMHVLEAARIAGARRFIFASSVYVYSESGSFYRASKQAAERFTETYHERYGLDYNILRYGSLYGRRADKRNGIYRMLQEAVEQHSITYKGSGEAMREYIHVEDAARMSVQVLAPEYANRHLILTGQEKLRIRDVMTMITEMLPWPVELHFDEANTVHHYKITPYAFQPRIGRKLVLNEHVDLGQGMLDCLREIHQDLHHNGENDDATPSTSDNRA
- a CDS encoding HAD family hydrolase, with the translated sequence MRNFDWQAIIFDFDGVVVESGKIKTQAFADLYRPYGEEIVAKVVQFHNQNGGMSRYHKFRHFQQHYLHKAPLTKAEEKQLDIRFSELVVEAVIAADPVPGALELIRQQAERIPLFVASGTPDSELKVIVERRGLAPYFKAVHGAPALKKTIIAEFLSTYGLNPASVLMIGDAIADLEGAQANNTAFLGRVFPGDPNPFPAHIEIVPDLRGLADLSNSP
- the pgl gene encoding 6-phosphogluconolactonase → MHRHAYPDIESLSQGFADFAATTLKNTLTRKPQATLVVPGGSTPRHYLPALAKCQLPWDRITITLSDERWVDVNNEQSNEQLVKKYLMAHLPPNTSFIGLKTQHENPFDAVDTIHQRLDQLPSLSLTVLGLGEDGHIASLFPGINPDLPSNHHCVAVAPPIAPSLRVSLSLKILAESEHIALVVTGKNKRLLLDRLNGHSDSGIPLTWLLQRASSPITVFETNTE
- a CDS encoding HNH endonuclease; amino-acid sequence: MDGRNFNVGEMAHVIASRPSGPRGGGTGGSDEYENLVLLCPTCHRTVDKAPTGTYSVEMLHQWKRNHEKSVRTTGATLQFQSAAELKNYVARLLHENKALWSSLGPKSSVAQNDPGSNMHEVWALRKLDTIVPNNLKIINAVEANIALLNALATESFFQFKIHAKAFEQHQHKRLDTYPFFPEDFEKAMLS